One region of Micromonospora lupini genomic DNA includes:
- a CDS encoding sensor histidine kinase, with product MTAITRRTVAGTLCVAATVAWLVTGRGVFWPRWVYFAVGIVLLGRFLLRRALRVPPGRRLWLALDAAACTLIGCADLSVWVLTGGGYFWPFWTLLGMATIVGLHAWVVSRPPGARERELTERIATLTRSRRSAVDQQAAELKRIERDLHDGAQARLVSLALTLGLAGELLRRDIDGAAQLLAEARATATAALDDLRTVTQSIHPAVLADRGLGDAVRALALDLAVPVTVAGDPPAQLPPAVQTAAYFAVAEALANVAKHSGATAACVTFDDLVGDLLRIHVDDNGCGGADPSRGTGLRGIIGRLDAIDARLTLDSPVGGPTRATVTIPIESG from the coding sequence ATGACCGCCATCACCCGCAGGACCGTGGCCGGGACGCTCTGCGTCGCGGCCACTGTCGCGTGGCTGGTCACCGGCCGCGGCGTGTTCTGGCCCCGATGGGTGTACTTCGCCGTCGGGATCGTCCTGCTCGGCCGGTTCCTGCTGCGGCGGGCCCTGCGGGTGCCACCGGGCCGGCGTCTGTGGCTCGCCCTCGACGCCGCCGCCTGCACCCTGATCGGGTGCGCCGACCTCAGCGTCTGGGTGCTCACCGGCGGCGGCTACTTCTGGCCGTTCTGGACGCTGCTCGGCATGGCGACGATCGTGGGGCTGCACGCCTGGGTGGTCAGCCGCCCTCCCGGCGCCCGGGAGCGGGAACTCACCGAGCGGATCGCCACGCTCACCCGCTCCCGCCGCAGCGCCGTGGACCAGCAGGCGGCCGAGCTGAAACGGATCGAGCGCGACCTGCACGACGGGGCCCAGGCCCGCCTGGTGTCCCTGGCGCTGACCCTCGGCCTGGCCGGGGAGCTGCTGCGCCGCGACATCGACGGCGCCGCGCAGCTGCTGGCGGAGGCCCGCGCCACGGCGACCGCCGCCCTCGACGACCTTCGCACCGTCACCCAGAGCATCCACCCGGCGGTCCTCGCCGACCGCGGCCTCGGTGACGCCGTTCGCGCCCTGGCGCTCGACCTCGCCGTGCCCGTCACCGTCGCCGGCGACCCGCCCGCGCAGCTCCCACCGGCGGTGCAGACGGCGGCGTACTTCGCGGTGGCCGAAGCCCTGGCCAACGTGGCGAAACACAGCGGCGCCACCGCGGCGTGCGTGACCTTCGACGACCTGGTCGGCGACCTGCTACGGATCCACGTCGACGACAACGGCTGCGGCGGCGCCGACCCGAGCCGCGGCACCGGCCTGCGCGGCATCATCGGCCGACTCGACGCCATCGACGCCCGCCTGACGCTGGACAGCCCGGTCGGCGGCCCGACCCGGGCCACGGTCACGATCCCGATCGAGTCAGGATGA
- the map gene encoding type I methionyl aminopeptidase, with product MIELKTAAEVDRMAVTGQFVGELLAELRAVAAVGVNLLDLEHHARRRIRERGAESCYWDYTPSFGRGPFRNVLCLSVNDAVLHGLPHDYVLRDGDLLSIDMAVGIDGWAADSALSVIVGTPSPADLKLIEATEVALAAGVDAARPGNQLGDISAAIGEVARRYGYQVNDEFGGHGIGRTMHEAPHVPNSGRPGRGMTLKPGLTLAIEPWFCRSTGKIKFDQDGWTIRSADGSRTAHSEHTVAVTEVGPRVLTSRPGQGVRPDSRSGQSAATS from the coding sequence GTGATCGAGCTTAAGACCGCTGCGGAAGTCGATCGAATGGCCGTGACAGGCCAGTTCGTCGGCGAGCTGCTGGCCGAACTGCGTGCGGTGGCGGCCGTCGGGGTCAACCTACTTGACCTGGAGCACCACGCCCGCCGCCGGATCAGGGAGCGGGGCGCCGAGTCCTGCTACTGGGACTACACGCCGTCGTTCGGTCGTGGCCCGTTCCGCAACGTGCTGTGCCTCTCGGTCAACGACGCGGTGCTGCACGGTCTGCCGCACGACTACGTCCTGCGCGACGGTGACCTGCTGAGCATCGACATGGCCGTCGGAATCGACGGCTGGGCCGCCGACTCCGCGCTGTCCGTCATCGTCGGCACCCCCAGCCCGGCCGACCTGAAGCTGATCGAGGCCACCGAGGTCGCGCTGGCGGCCGGCGTCGACGCCGCGCGGCCGGGCAACCAGCTCGGCGACATCTCCGCCGCCATCGGCGAGGTCGCCCGTCGCTACGGCTACCAGGTCAACGACGAGTTCGGCGGCCACGGCATCGGCCGGACCATGCACGAGGCGCCACACGTGCCCAACAGCGGCCGACCCGGGCGGGGGATGACGCTCAAGCCCGGCCTGACGCTCGCGATCGAGCCGTGGTTCTGTCGCAGCACCGGCAAGATCAAATTTGACCAGGACGGGTGGACGATCCGGTCCGCTGACGGCTCGCGCACGGCCCACTCGGAGCACACGGTCGCGGTCACCGAGGTCGGCCCCCGGGTGCTGACCAGCCGCCCCGGCCAGGGCGTACGGCCGGACAGCCGCAGCGGGCAGTCGGCCGCGACGTCCTGA
- a CDS encoding helix-turn-helix domain-containing protein yields the protein MVRPPLTPEQIAAGQRLGAALRVARGGRSLVEVALAAGMSPETLRKIEVGRLPAPAFGTVVCLSEVLGVALSDLAEVWLADSRVREAS from the coding sequence ATGGTTCGCCCACCCCTCACACCGGAACAGATCGCCGCGGGGCAACGCCTCGGGGCGGCGCTTCGGGTCGCCCGGGGCGGCCGCAGCCTCGTCGAGGTGGCGCTGGCGGCCGGCATGTCACCGGAGACGCTGCGCAAGATAGAGGTGGGCCGGCTTCCGGCACCCGCGTTCGGCACCGTGGTCTGCCTCAGCGAGGTCCTCGGCGTCGCGCTCAGCGACCTGGCCGAGGTGTGGCTGGCCGACTCGCGCGTCCGTGAGGCGTCCTGA
- a CDS encoding putative quinol monooxygenase has translation MIFITAKFRVLPEHADQWPQIAAAFTEATRAEPGCLWFDWSRSVDDSTEYVLVEAFRDNEAGAAHVQSAHFRAAQETLPPHLAETPRIVNSTVEQQDWSLLGEMAVPEAH, from the coding sequence ATGATTTTCATTACCGCGAAGTTCCGGGTGCTGCCCGAGCACGCCGACCAGTGGCCGCAGATCGCCGCCGCGTTCACCGAGGCGACCCGCGCCGAGCCCGGCTGCCTGTGGTTCGACTGGTCCCGCAGCGTCGACGACTCGACCGAGTACGTCCTGGTCGAGGCCTTCCGTGACAACGAGGCAGGCGCGGCACACGTCCAGTCTGCCCACTTCCGCGCCGCGCAGGAGACGCTGCCGCCGCACCTGGCCGAGACGCCGCGCATCGTCAACTCCACAGTCGAGCAGCAGGACTGGTCGCTGCTCGGCGAGATGGCCGTACCCGAGGCCCACTGA
- the eccCb gene encoding type VII secretion protein EccCb — translation MGQRLALLIANDRYIDDSLADLYAPREEARDLQSLLADANIGAFDRTVLLENESKSSVERTMETMLRSAGPEDLILLYFSGHGIRRGRRGRLYLAVANTEVDCLSSTSISASFVHELLDESEAASSVILLDCCYSGAFDQAKSPADLNLDGELKTGDGRYVITATNAVERAGDGQPATAATPRQRSAFTETIIEGLSTGAADLTGRGRITPEDLWQYVHLELPKRTSEQSPCQFGRASSEVHIALSRDGHHRQRDPRDPRDPRLGDLLGPLQAREDVKLCAVEWRQRGPLKVPVGLNHRIDQPAGEPVSLDLASSEGHLLIVGRPGTGKTTLLRTIIGGLALTHSTDEVVFHCLESGGNWLGPMRRLPHVETVLGDDEVVELGTLLGQLEDDVLRRKRLFREHELESPASLRARRGSLNAGPQPDIFLVVDRWQDFVALQPDFTARVIELANKGLGYGFHLAVVERSWRSIPQELIELPQLRIETRLSEPQESMVDPDHAARLPLSMPGWAIQGRRTFRIALPELTVTEVDPDLSSEFGVPVIDGATPMISMIAQAWGLPPVSPPQGARRGTRESRDEALEVLGLADYPALVAFAGPAASTGPEQHLQVPIGFELDGKPVLLDLKESAQAGVGPHGLVIGATGSGKSELLRTIVAALAARHSSEELNFVLVDFKGGATFASLDALPHTSAVITNLADELPLVDRMRDALAGEMVRRQELLRGAGNYVSRFEYEKARAAGEPLAPMPSLLIICDEFSELLAAKPDFIDLFVMIGRVGRSLGVHLLLASQRLEEGKLRGLDNHLSYRIGLRTFSAVESRIVLGVPYAYELPNAPGHGYLKTGNSAMVRFRAAYVSRTPGHDEAEPGSAVAEAIAGRTVLDLLVERLHGRGRPAHQVWLPPLAEPPSLDSLLPPLSVHPRFGLCTADWTGRGGLTVPVGVVDRPYEQRRDPMMVDLGGSGGNVVIVGALLSGKSTLLRSLIASLALTHTPREVQFFCLDFGGGALRSLEGLPHVAGVAVRRDTERVRRTVAEVVAALDDRETRFARQGVDSMADYRRRRAAGEFSDDPFGDIFLVVDGWNTLRQEYEELEQTITNLAGRGLGFGIHLVVTAVRWAEVRITMRDLLGTKLELRLGDAAESEIDRRAAQNVPVGAPGRGLTRDKLHFLSALSRIDGLHDTEDLSEASITLARLVAVSWPGPPAPKVRLLPKKLTVAELAKVVDRATPGLPIGVNESALAPVHLDFAVEPHLSVFGDAECGKSNLLRLIAQGIVERYTPNQARLVIADYRRSLLGAVEGEHLLDYVASNQVFSQSMMSIRGALQNRLPGPEVTTAQLRDRSWWVGPDLYILIDDYDLVASGGSNPVSALLDLLPQAGDIGLHLIVTRRVGGVARALYEPVLQRLRELDSPGLLMSGHREEGAVLGSLRPSPQPAGRGTLVRRRDGQQLIQTAWVDPG, via the coding sequence GTGGGCCAGCGCCTGGCTCTGCTCATCGCCAACGACCGCTACATCGACGACTCGCTGGCGGACCTCTACGCGCCCCGCGAAGAGGCCCGCGACCTGCAGAGTCTGCTGGCCGACGCCAACATCGGGGCCTTCGACCGCACGGTGCTGCTGGAGAACGAGTCGAAGAGCTCGGTGGAGCGCACGATGGAGACGATGCTGCGCAGCGCCGGGCCGGAGGATTTGATCCTGCTCTACTTCTCCGGGCACGGGATCCGTCGCGGCAGGCGGGGCCGGCTCTACCTGGCGGTCGCCAACACCGAGGTCGACTGCCTGTCGTCGACGTCGATCTCCGCGTCCTTCGTCCACGAGCTGCTCGACGAGTCCGAGGCGGCCAGCTCGGTCATCCTGCTCGACTGCTGCTACAGCGGCGCCTTCGACCAGGCCAAGTCACCCGCGGATCTCAACCTCGACGGGGAGCTGAAGACCGGCGACGGCCGCTACGTCATCACCGCGACAAACGCCGTCGAGCGTGCCGGCGACGGCCAGCCGGCCACGGCCGCCACGCCCCGGCAACGATCCGCCTTCACCGAGACGATCATCGAGGGGCTGAGCACCGGTGCCGCCGACCTGACCGGCCGCGGTCGGATCACCCCCGAGGATCTCTGGCAGTACGTGCATCTGGAGTTGCCGAAACGGACTTCCGAACAGTCTCCGTGTCAGTTCGGCCGGGCGAGCAGCGAGGTGCACATCGCGTTGTCCCGGGACGGCCACCACCGCCAGCGGGATCCACGGGATCCGCGCGACCCGCGTCTCGGCGATCTGCTGGGCCCGTTGCAGGCGCGGGAGGACGTGAAGCTGTGCGCGGTCGAGTGGCGTCAGCGCGGGCCGCTCAAGGTGCCTGTCGGTCTCAACCACCGCATCGACCAACCGGCCGGGGAACCCGTCTCGCTCGATCTCGCCTCGTCGGAGGGGCACCTGCTGATCGTGGGACGTCCGGGAACGGGAAAGACCACCCTGCTACGCACGATCATCGGCGGGCTCGCGCTCACCCACTCCACCGACGAGGTCGTCTTCCACTGCCTCGAGTCCGGCGGCAACTGGCTCGGGCCGATGCGGCGGCTACCCCACGTCGAGACGGTCCTGGGTGACGACGAGGTGGTCGAGCTGGGCACGCTGCTCGGCCAGCTCGAGGACGACGTGCTGCGGCGCAAGCGCCTGTTCCGTGAGCACGAGCTGGAGTCACCGGCAAGCCTCCGGGCGCGGCGCGGCAGCCTGAACGCCGGCCCCCAGCCGGACATCTTCCTCGTCGTGGACCGTTGGCAGGACTTCGTCGCGCTGCAACCCGACTTCACCGCGCGCGTCATCGAGCTGGCGAACAAGGGACTGGGGTACGGGTTCCACCTCGCCGTGGTCGAGCGCAGTTGGCGGTCCATCCCGCAGGAGCTGATCGAGTTACCGCAGTTGCGGATCGAGACCCGCCTGTCGGAGCCGCAGGAGTCGATGGTCGACCCGGACCATGCCGCCCGCCTGCCGCTGTCGATGCCCGGCTGGGCCATCCAGGGGCGGCGCACCTTCCGCATCGCCCTTCCCGAGCTGACCGTGACCGAGGTCGACCCCGACCTCAGCTCGGAGTTCGGCGTTCCCGTCATCGACGGCGCGACACCGATGATCTCCATGATCGCCCAGGCGTGGGGCCTACCGCCGGTGTCCCCGCCCCAGGGGGCTCGTCGTGGCACCCGCGAGTCCCGGGACGAGGCGCTGGAGGTCCTCGGCCTCGCCGACTACCCGGCACTTGTGGCCTTCGCCGGCCCCGCCGCGTCCACGGGCCCGGAGCAGCACCTTCAGGTCCCCATCGGTTTCGAGTTGGACGGGAAACCGGTCCTGCTCGATCTGAAGGAGTCGGCCCAGGCGGGGGTGGGTCCGCACGGCCTGGTCATCGGCGCGACCGGCTCCGGCAAGAGCGAGCTGCTGCGGACGATCGTCGCCGCGCTTGCGGCACGCCACTCGTCGGAGGAGTTGAACTTCGTCCTTGTGGACTTCAAGGGCGGCGCCACGTTCGCCTCGCTGGACGCGTTGCCGCACACCAGCGCGGTGATCACCAACCTGGCCGACGAGCTGCCGTTGGTCGACCGCATGCGCGACGCGCTCGCCGGCGAGATGGTGCGCCGGCAGGAGCTGTTGCGCGGGGCCGGCAACTACGTCTCCCGCTTCGAGTACGAGAAGGCCCGGGCGGCCGGCGAGCCGTTGGCCCCGATGCCGAGCCTGTTGATCATCTGTGACGAGTTCAGCGAGTTGCTGGCCGCGAAGCCTGACTTCATCGACCTTTTCGTGATGATCGGCCGGGTGGGTCGGTCGCTCGGCGTGCACCTGTTGCTGGCCTCGCAGCGCCTGGAGGAGGGCAAGCTGCGCGGTCTGGACAACCACCTGTCGTACCGGATCGGTCTGCGGACCTTCTCGGCGGTGGAGAGCCGGATCGTGCTCGGTGTGCCGTACGCGTACGAGCTGCCGAACGCGCCGGGTCACGGCTACCTGAAGACAGGCAACTCCGCGATGGTGCGCTTCCGGGCGGCGTACGTGTCACGAACGCCAGGCCACGACGAGGCCGAGCCGGGCTCCGCGGTGGCGGAGGCCATCGCCGGCAGGACGGTGCTCGACCTGCTGGTGGAGCGGCTGCATGGCCGTGGCCGCCCGGCGCACCAGGTCTGGCTGCCGCCGTTGGCGGAGCCACCGAGCCTGGATTCGCTGCTGCCACCCCTGAGCGTGCACCCGCGCTTCGGGCTGTGCACCGCCGACTGGACCGGCCGGGGTGGGCTCACCGTCCCGGTCGGCGTCGTGGACCGCCCGTACGAGCAGCGCCGCGACCCGATGATGGTGGACCTCGGGGGGTCGGGCGGCAACGTGGTGATCGTGGGTGCCCTGCTCAGCGGCAAGAGCACCCTGCTGCGCTCGCTTATCGCCTCGCTGGCGCTCACCCACACCCCACGCGAGGTGCAGTTCTTCTGCCTGGACTTCGGCGGTGGCGCGCTGCGCAGCCTGGAGGGGCTGCCGCACGTGGCGGGGGTGGCCGTTCGTCGGGACACCGAGCGGGTCCGCCGAACGGTGGCCGAGGTGGTCGCCGCCCTCGACGACCGGGAGACCCGGTTCGCGCGGCAGGGCGTCGACTCGATGGCCGACTACAGGCGTCGGCGGGCGGCCGGCGAGTTTTCCGACGACCCGTTCGGCGACATCTTCCTGGTCGTCGACGGCTGGAACACCCTGCGCCAGGAGTACGAGGAGCTGGAACAGACCATCACCAACCTGGCCGGTCGAGGGCTGGGTTTCGGCATCCACCTGGTCGTCACCGCCGTGCGCTGGGCGGAGGTCCGGATCACCATGCGGGATCTTCTCGGCACCAAACTGGAGCTGCGGCTCGGCGACGCGGCCGAGTCGGAGATCGACAGGCGCGCCGCGCAGAACGTCCCGGTCGGCGCCCCCGGTCGTGGTCTGACGCGCGACAAACTGCACTTCCTCAGCGCGCTGTCCCGCATCGACGGTCTGCACGACACCGAGGACCTGAGCGAGGCGTCGATAACGCTGGCGCGGCTGGTGGCGGTGAGCTGGCCGGGCCCTCCGGCGCCGAAGGTACGTCTGCTGCCGAAGAAGCTGACAGTGGCCGAGCTGGCCAAGGTCGTCGACCGAGCCACACCGGGTCTGCCCATCGGGGTCAACGAGTCCGCGCTCGCGCCGGTCCACCTCGACTTCGCCGTCGAACCGCACCTGTCGGTATTCGGGGACGCCGAGTGCGGCAAGAGCAACCTGTTGCGGCTGATCGCCCAGGGCATCGTCGAGCGGTACACGCCGAACCAGGCCCGACTGGTGATCGCCGACTACCGACGCAGCCTGTTGGGTGCGGTGGAGGGGGAGCACCTGCTCGACTACGTCGCGTCCAACCAGGTGTTCAGCCAGAGCATGATGTCCATCCGCGGCGCTCTGCAGAATCGCCTGCCCGGTCCCGAGGTGACCACCGCCCAGTTGCGCGACCGGAGCTGGTGGGTGGGTCCGGACCTCTACATCCTGATCGACGACTACGACCTGGTCGCCTCGGGCGGCAGCAACCCGGTGAGCGCTCTGCTCGACCTGCTGCCCCAGGCCGGCGACATCGGCCTGCACCTGATCGTCACGCGCCGGGTCGGCGGCGTCGCCCGCGCGCTCTACGAGCCGGTTCTGCAACGCCTGCGCGAACTCGACTCGCCGGGCCTGCTGATGTCCGGTCACCGGGAGGAGGGTGCCGTCCTGGGCAGTCTGCGGCCGAGTCCGCAGCCGGCGGGTCGCGGCACGCTCGTGCGCCGCCGCGACGGCCAGCAGCTCATCCAGACGGCGTGGGTCGATCCGGGCTGA
- a CDS encoding arabinofuranosidase catalytic domain-containing protein, whose protein sequence is MRIRHPRHRRSALVVGAATLVLVGAALTQTGASAAAAGCQVTYSVSSQWQGGFGANVTVTNLGDAVNGWRLTWSFAAGQTITQLWNGSFTQAGGDVAVTNAPYNAGIPTNGSTSFGFNGSWTGSNPVPASFALNGTTCTGVVDPTTPPPTTPPPTTPPPTTPPPTTPPPTTPPPSTTLPCDIYTAGGTPCVAAHSTTRALYASYNGSLYQVRRSSDNSTRNIGVLSTGGRANSATQDSFCANTTCVITVIYDQSGRGNNLGYQGAGGIGGAVQPAVATRESLTVGGNKVYSLYINGNSSYWRDGHLTGIPTGAAPEGMYMVTSGTHVNSGCCFDYGNSETTRRADGRGTMDAIYFGTSCWFGGCSGSGPWVQADLEWGLFPGGSSSWNPNQRPFTSKFVTATLKNNGTTRFAIKGSNAQSGNLYTLWDGSLPPGYNPMRKQGAIILGSGGDCCIDNSNQSVGTFYEGAMVAGYPSDATENAVQANIVAAGYR, encoded by the coding sequence GTGCGAATCAGACACCCCCGGCACCGGCGGTCGGCGCTCGTCGTCGGCGCCGCCACACTCGTGCTCGTCGGCGCCGCCCTCACCCAGACCGGCGCCTCGGCGGCCGCCGCCGGATGCCAGGTCACCTACTCGGTCAGCTCCCAGTGGCAGGGCGGCTTCGGCGCCAACGTCACCGTCACCAACCTGGGCGACGCTGTCAACGGATGGCGCCTGACCTGGAGCTTCGCCGCCGGCCAGACCATCACCCAGCTGTGGAACGGCAGTTTCACCCAGGCGGGCGGCGACGTCGCCGTCACCAATGCCCCCTACAACGCCGGCATTCCCACAAACGGCAGCACGAGCTTCGGCTTCAACGGCAGTTGGACCGGCAGCAACCCCGTACCGGCATCCTTCGCCCTGAACGGCACCACCTGTACGGGAGTAGTGGACCCGACGACGCCGCCGCCCACCACACCGCCGCCCACCACACCCCCGCCGACGACGCCGCCGCCCACCACACCCCCGCCCACCACACCGCCGCCGAGCACGACCCTGCCGTGCGACATCTACACGGCCGGCGGTACGCCCTGCGTCGCGGCGCACAGCACCACCCGCGCCCTGTACGCCTCCTACAACGGCTCGCTCTACCAGGTACGTCGATCCTCGGACAACAGCACCAGGAACATCGGGGTGCTCAGCACCGGAGGACGAGCCAACTCCGCCACCCAGGACAGCTTCTGCGCGAACACCACGTGCGTCATCACGGTCATCTACGACCAGTCCGGGCGCGGCAACAACCTCGGCTACCAGGGCGCGGGGGGCATCGGTGGCGCGGTGCAGCCCGCTGTCGCGACCAGGGAGTCGTTGACTGTCGGCGGCAACAAGGTCTACTCGCTCTACATCAACGGCAACAGCAGCTACTGGCGCGACGGGCACCTGACAGGCATCCCGACCGGGGCCGCGCCGGAGGGCATGTACATGGTGACAAGCGGCACCCACGTCAACAGCGGCTGCTGCTTCGACTACGGCAACAGTGAGACCACCCGTCGGGCCGACGGCCGGGGCACGATGGACGCCATCTACTTCGGCACGAGCTGCTGGTTCGGTGGCTGCTCCGGCAGTGGCCCCTGGGTGCAGGCCGACCTGGAGTGGGGCCTGTTCCCCGGTGGCAGCAGCTCGTGGAACCCCAACCAGCGGCCCTTCACCAGCAAGTTCGTGACGGCGACGTTGAAGAACAACGGCACGACGCGCTTCGCCATCAAGGGCAGCAACGCCCAGTCCGGCAACCTCTACACGCTCTGGGACGGGTCGCTGCCCCCGGGCTACAACCCGATGAGGAAGCAGGGCGCCATCATCCTGGGCAGTGGTGGCGACTGCTGCATCGACAACTCCAACCAGAGTGTCGGCACCTTCTACGAGGGCGCGATGGTGGCGGGCTACCCGTCCGACGCGACCGAGAACGCGGTGCAGGCGAACATCGTCGCCGCCGGCTACCGCTGA
- a CDS encoding ricin-type beta-trefoil lectin domain protein: MPGITRLIRRSSTLALLVVGSVLAASGVVGGLTTPAQAATSITINGSSGGRTFDGVGAVSGGGGNSRLLMDYPEPQRGQILDYLFKPGYGAALQILKVEIGGDTNSTSGSEPSHSHFRGDLNCDRGYEWWIMEQAKARNPNIKLVGLAWGAPGWIGNGNFMSQDSIDYHLSWLGCARQHNLTIDYLTAAQNERRYDANWTISLRSALNNNGYGNVKLIFGDDYPGSWNPANVAVNNAALRNAIDVIGGHYPCGYLAAQSTCTVSANATATGETLWNSEGGSQDYNDGAKPLARGINRGYLDGKMTAYINWNLIGATTPNIPWATVGLMLANQPWSGWYAVGKNTWTLAHTTQFTAPGWKYLDSSSGYIGGVRNNGSYVSLKSTNNSDYTTVIETMDATAAQTLNLTVTGGLSTSAVHVWSTNLNSSNTAEHFVRGADITPSGGAYSLTVQPGRIYTITTTTGAGKGTATSPSQGQLGLPYSDTFESYSAGKLAKYLQDNQGAFETATCGGGRTGMCLRQASPMAPITWKTLADPSTYGGNLNWNNYTVSADVMLEKSGYVQLEGRVGSQTLDPVSAQNAYFLRVTDGGAWSILRNSTSNQLTTLRSGSVAALGTNRWHTLALGFSGSTITATVDGATVGTATDSAYSAGLVGLGTSQGQTAQFDNLNVVAGSGGGTTAALRNTGAGRCLDVPSQSQTNGTQVALWDCNAGANQQWSSTAGKQLQVYGSKCLDAESAGTTAGTRVIIWDCNGGTNQQWNVNTDGSITGVQSGLCLAPNAAGTANGTQVVLATCNGSNSQKWTRS, from the coding sequence ATGCCAGGAATCACACGTCTGATCCGCCGTTCGTCAACCCTCGCGCTCCTGGTCGTCGGCAGTGTGCTGGCCGCCAGTGGCGTGGTGGGCGGGCTCACGACACCCGCGCAGGCCGCCACCTCGATCACGATCAACGGGTCGTCGGGTGGCCGTACGTTCGACGGGGTCGGCGCGGTCAGCGGCGGCGGCGGCAACAGCCGGCTGCTGATGGACTACCCCGAACCCCAACGCGGCCAGATCCTCGACTACCTGTTCAAGCCCGGCTACGGCGCCGCCCTGCAGATCCTCAAGGTGGAGATCGGCGGCGACACCAACTCCACAAGCGGATCCGAGCCGAGCCACTCCCACTTCCGCGGCGACCTGAACTGCGACCGCGGCTACGAGTGGTGGATCATGGAGCAGGCCAAGGCCCGCAATCCCAACATCAAACTCGTCGGGCTGGCCTGGGGCGCGCCGGGTTGGATCGGCAACGGCAACTTCATGTCCCAGGACTCGATCGACTACCACCTGTCGTGGCTGGGCTGCGCCCGCCAGCACAACCTGACGATCGACTACCTCACCGCCGCCCAGAACGAGCGCAGGTACGACGCGAACTGGACCATCAGCCTGCGCAGCGCGCTCAACAACAACGGCTACGGCAACGTAAAGCTCATCTTCGGCGACGACTACCCGGGCAGTTGGAACCCGGCGAACGTGGCCGTGAACAACGCCGCGCTGCGCAACGCGATCGACGTCATCGGCGGCCACTACCCGTGCGGTTACCTGGCGGCGCAGTCGACCTGCACGGTGTCGGCAAACGCGACAGCCACCGGCGAGACGCTCTGGAACAGCGAGGGCGGCTCACAGGACTACAACGACGGCGCCAAGCCGCTGGCGCGGGGCATCAACCGGGGCTACCTCGACGGGAAGATGACCGCGTACATCAACTGGAACCTGATCGGCGCGACAACCCCGAACATCCCCTGGGCCACCGTCGGGCTGATGCTCGCCAACCAGCCCTGGTCGGGCTGGTACGCCGTCGGCAAGAACACCTGGACCCTGGCGCACACCACCCAGTTCACCGCGCCCGGCTGGAAGTACCTCGACTCGTCCAGCGGCTATATCGGCGGCGTCCGCAACAACGGCAGCTACGTGTCGCTGAAGTCGACCAACAACTCCGACTACACCACCGTCATCGAGACCATGGACGCGACCGCCGCGCAGACGCTGAACCTCACCGTCACCGGCGGCCTGTCCACGTCGGCGGTGCACGTGTGGTCGACCAACCTGAACTCGTCCAACACCGCCGAGCACTTCGTGCGCGGCGCCGACATCACCCCGTCCGGCGGCGCGTACTCGCTCACCGTGCAGCCGGGGCGCATCTACACCATCACCACCACGACCGGCGCCGGCAAGGGCACCGCCACCAGCCCGTCGCAGGGCCAGCTCGGCCTGCCGTACAGCGACACCTTCGAGAGCTATTCGGCCGGCAAGCTGGCGAAGTACCTGCAGGACAACCAGGGCGCGTTCGAGACCGCGACGTGCGGCGGCGGACGGACGGGCATGTGCCTGCGCCAGGCGTCCCCGATGGCGCCGATCACCTGGAAGACCCTGGCCGACCCGAGCACGTACGGCGGCAACCTGAACTGGAACAACTACACCGTCTCGGCCGACGTCATGCTGGAGAAGTCCGGCTACGTCCAACTGGAGGGGCGTGTCGGCAGCCAGACCCTGGACCCGGTGAGCGCCCAGAACGCCTACTTCCTGCGCGTCACCGACGGCGGGGCCTGGTCGATCCTGCGCAACAGCACCAGCAACCAGCTCACCACCCTGCGCAGTGGCAGCGTCGCCGCCCTGGGCACCAACCGTTGGCACACCCTCGCTCTCGGCTTCTCCGGCAGCACGATCACGGCCACCGTCGACGGCGCGACAGTCGGCACGGCCACCGACTCCGCGTACTCCGCGGGTCTGGTCGGTCTCGGGACCAGCCAGGGCCAGACCGCGCAGTTCGACAACCTGAACGTCGTCGCCGGTTCGGGCGGCGGCACGACGGCGGCGCTGCGCAACACAGGCGCCGGTCGGTGCCTGGACGTCCCGTCGCAGTCGCAGACCAACGGCACCCAGGTGGCGTTGTGGGACTGCAACGCGGGCGCCAACCAGCAGTGGTCGTCGACCGCCGGCAAACAACTCCAGGTGTACGGCTCGAAGTGCCTGGACGCCGAGAGCGCCGGGACCACCGCGGGCACCCGGGTGATCATCTGGGACTGCAACGGGGGCACCAACCAGCAGTGGAACGTCAACACCGACGGCTCGATCACCGGGGTGCAGTCCGGCCTGTGCCTCGCGCCGAACGCGGCCGGTACGGCCAACGGCACCCAGGTGGTCCTCGCCACCTGCAACGGCAGCAACAGCCAGAAGTGGACGCGAAGCTGA